From the genome of Capra hircus breed San Clemente chromosome 21, ASM170441v1, whole genome shotgun sequence:
attaATCTAGCGCTACACATCATTGGAACTATCTAGTAATCTTGGGAAAAACTTTTCCTCGGATGCCTCTGCGGAAGATTTATTTAGAATGAAGcacaaggcaatggcaacccactccagtgctcttgcctggaaaatcccatggatggaggagcctggtaggctgcagtccatggggtcgctaaggatcgggcacggctgagcgacttcactttcactttccaatgctTTGAAGTACATATTTCTAAATGAACAAATTCATGTTCCCCTTTAAAGATAACATCGATAAAGCAGCACACTAAAATTTCTCCTCCACCCCCAAACTTCCTTCCACAACACACCATCCAGAACATACctgctctttttctttcagtAGTTGCTCAAAAGCTACAGCCTTCTCCTTCAATGAATGGCACTCAAATTCTTTTTCTCTCAGCATCATAGAAAACTTCATATTAGTCTCCTGTAATGCTTGATACTCTGTTTCCTTTCCCCTGgatgtttctattattttttcattttccccctTTAGTTTACAAATGTCCATTTCTAAAATTAATGTTCTCTCCTTCAGGTTTGTTACTGCTTGCCTCAAAAGTTCATTTTCATTCACTTTGTTGGTGAGATTTTCATTCAAAGCAAGTAACTGATCACTTTTGGCTTTGATCAAGAGGTCTTTTTCCTTCAGTGACTTTTGTAAGCTCTCCTGTTTCTCCTTCAGCAGCCTCATTTCTGAATCAGTCTGTTCGTGCTCTTTTCGCTCTACCTCTGAGGAAGCAGCAATCGAATCAGACAATCTGTGATTATTTTCCTGGAGAGTTCTAATCGTCGCGTCTTTTTCCTCCAGGGACCTTCTTAGCGCTTCTATTTCTTGTTTAGAAGACTCACTCGACACATCAGACTTAACTGTTCTAAGAGACTCTGCTGTCTGAGAAGCAGTCGATGGTTCAGGGGAAAGCTGCGGTGAAATAATATCAAGTTTTCCTAAAAGAAGATCTTTGGTATTGCAAAGCTGCCCTATGCTGTGCTGAACCTGTGCTAATTCCTGACCAAAATTCTTGAGCTTGGTTTCGTTCTGCTCGTAGCTTTGGATCAGGCCCGTGTAGTCCACTTGTAACTTAGAGCTGTTGCTGCTGTCCACCAACACCTGGGCCTGCAGCTGGTGAAGCTCCTCCTGCAGCTGCGCAGACTCGTGCTGCATGTTCTGCACTGTGGTCATCACCTGCTGCTTCCACTCTTCCATTTTCTTGACCTGCTGTTTTAGCTTATCTCGTTCCCGTAGGAGCTCCTCAAACTGATTACTATTAACACCTCCAACCTCATTTCCACTGTTGGATGCTTGTAAAACTGTCAATAAGGTCTGACATTTTTGACTTAATGCATCGATTTCAATGTCCTTTTCTCGAATGATACGGGATAAATTCTGAATGGTTTCTCTAAACATATCTTGGCCACTACTTTCAAATCTTGTAaacagttttttattttcatcttgcaGCTTATTGAGGGCTGCCTCCTTGGCAGCCACTATATCCATCATCTTGTGGTATTCTGTTTTGAGATGGCTATTCTCCCTCGTCTTCTCACTCAAAACAGCCAGCACCTGCTCTCGCTCCATAGCATAGGCCTGCAGCTGCTGTTGAAGGTAAACGACATCCTGGGGGTAGGAAGTGGAAGAAATCCGAGCATGAAGAGCTTGTATCTCCAAATCTTTCTGCTGGATAATCTGAGTTAGTTTACCAACCTCATCTTTGGACAGCTGATCAATCTGTTTAGTGAGagatatattcttttcatttagaAGTTTAATCTCCAGCTCTCGCTCTTTTATTCCTTTCACTAACctttcagtttcagctttagataaATCGTGCTTCTCACTTCCATTTTCTATATGAAGGCCTTGAACTTTCGTTTCTTGAAAAATATCAGAATTCTCTGTTTGAACGTCCGGTCTTTCTTCATGCAACTGGGTTTTGATTTGTTCAATGGTCTTTTGCAAATTCTTAATTTGCTCATCTTTCTCTAAAAAGagctgggtgtgtgtggtgtTCATTTGCTCATGCTGGTATCTAAACTCAtccatttctttcttctgctcCTGTAAAGACTGAAGCAGCTGTATTTTACTCTGGTTTTGATCTTCAATGATCTTCTGATGatgctttatttcctcttcaagaTTATCCTTTATTATATTCAGCTGATTCACCTCGGATTCTAGCTCTGTAATACTGTCAAGGGTCTTAGGTCCCGCCGCCGGTGCCGCTCGGCTCTGCTGTTCCCTCAGTCGTTCCAGCTCCTCTTTCAGAtgactgttttcttctttcatggAGCCAAGGCTTCTGTCTTTCTCCTCTATGGTTTgccttaaaatttcattttttcttaggGCCtgagtatatttatttaattcctCCTGAAGCTCTGAACTTCTTTCTTTAagcttttcaataaaaatttctttctcatttacaaGTTGGGTCAATTGCTTCTGCTCTTCTAAACTAGATGACAACATTTTCTTAGTTTCCTTATGATCAGTTGCCATCTGCTCAATATTCTTTTTGAGTTCTGTTATTTCAAAGTCCTTCTCTTGATTGAGTTTAATTAAATGTTCATGGTCTAACTGTAATGCAGAGGTGCTCAAATGACGTGCATGGGACAGTTCTTCAATGGTTTGCTCATATTTGCTTGCTTCTTCCAACCTCTTTTTAGCCTGACACAATTCTGCTTCTAACTGTTCTTTCTCCAGCTTTAGAGCCTCCACAACAGCACTTTTTTCCACAGCAATCAGACTGTTACTTGAAAGAGACTCTTCCAACTGATGTCTAACATCTTCACATGCTAAATTCAacttttcattttccactttgaGATCAAAAGcaactttctttaaattttcattgaGGCGTTCTATTTCTGAAAGATTTTGCTTTAAGTTTCTGACTTCAGCTTCCCTTTCTTTAAGTAAGTTGTCCTTAAAATTACTGTCAGAGTCTTGATTAAGAGACTGCGTTAACTCATCCCTGACTCTAGAAAGCTCCTCCTCCTTTCGTTTAATATGTTCCTGAAGTTCAAAGTTCTCCTTCTGGATActtagattttgtgtgtgtgatttatttAGCTGGTCTACTAAATCATCTACTTTATCCTCAAGCTTCTGCTTGCTTAAATGTAAATCGTTTAGTACCAGTTCACTTtgaattaacttttctttttgcaCATCTAACTCTCTAGTAATGTTCATTTTATCATCTTCAAGCTGATGAACTCTGGTTTTTTCATCATTTAGATCTTTTTTCAGTTTACTGATGGTATTATCTCCCTCGTTTTGTTGTTTTGATAGCTGATCTTTGATCAAAATCATgtgctgaaagaaaaagtaatttgCACAGTAACTTTAAATATTCTCTCATTTTAATAcctaaagaaaactttaaaaaatgtcataCATAATAGGAGAATAATTCTTAGACATTCTAATCCTtaaagcaacttttaaaaaattcctaacaAAGTTATTTACTAATTATCTTACAGCAAATCTATTTTTGGAGAGGTTAGAACTTAAAAGCAAAGAAGATAGATGATATACGTTGGTGATTTTCAACTCAAACACGGAAGCAGGGAGACAACAAACTATAGCCCACAGGCCAAATCACacctgcctgtttttgtaaataaacctTTAATGGAACAAAGCCAGGCTCATTCGTTTGCATATGACGacagcagagttgagtagctgcAAGTG
Proteins encoded in this window:
- the TRIP11 gene encoding thyroid receptor-interacting protein 11 isoform X1 — translated: MSSWLGGLGSGLGQSLGQVGGSLASLTGQISNFTKDMLMEGTEEVEADLPNARRKEVEAIHTILRSENERLKKLCADLEEKHEASELQIKQQSMNYRHQLQQKEVEISHLKARQIALQDQLLKLQSAAQPVDSGAGGGPAATASSPFGYGLSHHASGFHDDDMDFGDIISSQREINRLSNEVSRLESEVGHWRHIAQTSKAQGSDSSDQSEICKLQNIIKELKQTRSQEIDNHQHEMSVLQNAHQQKLTEITRRHREELSYYEDRIEELENLLQQGGPGIAVTDHSKTQEMQKSIQVLQAEKVESTKKIEELENKIKDISRKLSSAENDRDVLRREQERLNVENRQILEECESLKLECSKLQPYSEKQSDTMTEKERIPQSLSVEEVFRLQQALSDAENEIKRLSNLNQDNNLAEDNLKLKMHVQVLEKENSLLNKEKEELHMSLSKLNSEYEVVKSTAARDVDLDSELCNLRQNLEAKEQELNQSINEKEILIAELEELDKQNQEATKHMILIKDQLSKQQNEGDNTISKLKKDLNDEKTRVHQLEDDKMNITRELDVQKEKLIQSELVLNDLHLSKQKLEDKVDDLVDQLNKSHTQNLSIQKENFELQEHIKRKEEELSRVRDELTQSLNQDSDSNFKDNLLKEREAEVRNLKQNLSEIERLNENLKKVAFDLKVENEKLNLACEDVRHQLEESLSSNSLIAVEKSAVVEALKLEKEQLEAELCQAKKRLEEASKYEQTIEELSHARHLSTSALQLDHEHLIKLNQEKDFEITELKKNIEQMATDHKETKKMLSSSLEEQKQLTQLVNEKEIFIEKLKERSSELQEELNKYTQALRKNEILRQTIEEKDRSLGSMKEENSHLKEELERLREQQSRAAPAAGPKTLDSITELESEVNQLNIIKDNLEEEIKHHQKIIEDQNQSKIQLLQSLQEQKKEMDEFRYQHEQMNTTHTQLFLEKDEQIKNLQKTIEQIKTQLHEERPDVQTENSDIFQETKVQGLHIENGSEKHDLSKAETERLVKGIKERELEIKLLNEKNISLTKQIDQLSKDEVGKLTQIIQQKDLEIQALHARISSTSYPQDVVYLQQQLQAYAMEREQVLAVLSEKTRENSHLKTEYHKMMDIVAAKEAALNKLQDENKKLFTRFESSGQDMFRETIQNLSRIIREKDIEIDALSQKCQTLLTVLQASNSGNEVGGVNSNQFEELLRERDKLKQQVKKMEEWKQQVMTTVQNMQHESAQLQEELHQLQAQVLVDSSNSSKLQVDYTGLIQSYEQNETKLKNFGQELAQVQHSIGQLCNTKDLLLGKLDIISPQLSPEPSTASQTAESLRTVKSDVSSESSKQEIEALRRSLEEKDATIRTLQENNHRLSDSIAASSEVERKEHEQTDSEMRLLKEKQESLQKSLKEKDLLIKAKSDQLLALNENLTNKVNENELLRQAVTNLKERTLILEMDICKLKGENEKIIETSRGKETEYQALQETNMKFSMMLREKEFECHSLKEKAVAFEQLLKEKEQGKTGELNQLLNAVKSMQEKTVMFQQERDQVMLALKQKQMENTAVQNEVQHLRDKELRLNQELERLRNHLLESEDSYTREALAAEDREAKLRKKVTVLEEKLVSSSSAMENASHQASLQVESLQEQLNVVSKQRDETVLQLSLSQEQVKQYALSLSNLQMVLEHFQQEEKAMYSAELEKHKQLVAEWKRKAENLEGKLVSLQERLDEANAALDSASRLTEQLDLKEEQIEELKKQNELQQEMLDDVQKKLMNLVNSTEGKVDKVLMRNLFTGHFHTPKHQRHEVLRLMGSILGIKKEEMDQLLTEDQGGVTRWMTGWLGGGSKSVPSTPLRPSQQSLLNSSFSELFVKFLETESHPSVPPPKLSVHDMKPLDSPGRRKPDTSTPESFKDTAESRAGRRTDVNPFLAPRSAAVPLINPAGLGPGGPGHLLLKPISDVLPTFTPLPVSPDNSAGVVLKDLLKQ
- the TRIP11 gene encoding thyroid receptor-interacting protein 11 isoform X2, producing MSSWLGGLGSGLGQSLGQVGGSLASLTGQISNFTKDMLMEGTEEVEDLPNARRKEVEAIHTILRSENERLKKLCADLEEKHEASELQIKQQSMNYRHQLQQKEVEISHLKARQIALQDQLLKLQSAAQPVDSGAGGGPAATASSPFGYGLSHHASGFHDDDMDFGDIISSQREINRLSNEVSRLESEVGHWRHIAQTSKAQGSDSSDQSEICKLQNIIKELKQTRSQEIDNHQHEMSVLQNAHQQKLTEITRRHREELSYYEDRIEELENLLQQGGPGIAVTDHSKTQEMQKSIQVLQAEKVESTKKIEELENKIKDISRKLSSAENDRDVLRREQERLNVENRQILEECESLKLECSKLQPYSEKQSDTMTEKERIPQSLSVEEVFRLQQALSDAENEIKRLSNLNQDNNLAEDNLKLKMHVQVLEKENSLLNKEKEELHMSLSKLNSEYEVVKSTAARDVDLDSELCNLRQNLEAKEQELNQSINEKEILIAELEELDKQNQEATKHMILIKDQLSKQQNEGDNTISKLKKDLNDEKTRVHQLEDDKMNITRELDVQKEKLIQSELVLNDLHLSKQKLEDKVDDLVDQLNKSHTQNLSIQKENFELQEHIKRKEEELSRVRDELTQSLNQDSDSNFKDNLLKEREAEVRNLKQNLSEIERLNENLKKVAFDLKVENEKLNLACEDVRHQLEESLSSNSLIAVEKSAVVEALKLEKEQLEAELCQAKKRLEEASKYEQTIEELSHARHLSTSALQLDHEHLIKLNQEKDFEITELKKNIEQMATDHKETKKMLSSSLEEQKQLTQLVNEKEIFIEKLKERSSELQEELNKYTQALRKNEILRQTIEEKDRSLGSMKEENSHLKEELERLREQQSRAAPAAGPKTLDSITELESEVNQLNIIKDNLEEEIKHHQKIIEDQNQSKIQLLQSLQEQKKEMDEFRYQHEQMNTTHTQLFLEKDEQIKNLQKTIEQIKTQLHEERPDVQTENSDIFQETKVQGLHIENGSEKHDLSKAETERLVKGIKERELEIKLLNEKNISLTKQIDQLSKDEVGKLTQIIQQKDLEIQALHARISSTSYPQDVVYLQQQLQAYAMEREQVLAVLSEKTRENSHLKTEYHKMMDIVAAKEAALNKLQDENKKLFTRFESSGQDMFRETIQNLSRIIREKDIEIDALSQKCQTLLTVLQASNSGNEVGGVNSNQFEELLRERDKLKQQVKKMEEWKQQVMTTVQNMQHESAQLQEELHQLQAQVLVDSSNSSKLQVDYTGLIQSYEQNETKLKNFGQELAQVQHSIGQLCNTKDLLLGKLDIISPQLSPEPSTASQTAESLRTVKSDVSSESSKQEIEALRRSLEEKDATIRTLQENNHRLSDSIAASSEVERKEHEQTDSEMRLLKEKQESLQKSLKEKDLLIKAKSDQLLALNENLTNKVNENELLRQAVTNLKERTLILEMDICKLKGENEKIIETSRGKETEYQALQETNMKFSMMLREKEFECHSLKEKAVAFEQLLKEKEQGKTGELNQLLNAVKSMQEKTVMFQQERDQVMLALKQKQMENTAVQNEVQHLRDKELRLNQELERLRNHLLESEDSYTREALAAEDREAKLRKKVTVLEEKLVSSSSAMENASHQASLQVESLQEQLNVVSKQRDETVLQLSLSQEQVKQYALSLSNLQMVLEHFQQEEKAMYSAELEKHKQLVAEWKRKAENLEGKLVSLQERLDEANAALDSASRLTEQLDLKEEQIEELKKQNELQQEMLDDVQKKLMNLVNSTEGKVDKVLMRNLFTGHFHTPKHQRHEVLRLMGSILGIKKEEMDQLLTEDQGGVTRWMTGWLGGGSKSVPSTPLRPSQQSLLNSSFSELFVKFLETESHPSVPPPKLSVHDMKPLDSPGRRKPDTSTPESFKDTAESRAGRRTDVNPFLAPRSAAVPLINPAGLGPGGPGHLLLKPISDVLPTFTPLPVSPDNSAGVVLKDLLKQ